A stretch of Mya arenaria isolate MELC-2E11 chromosome 14, ASM2691426v1 DNA encodes these proteins:
- the LOC128217342 gene encoding LOW QUALITY PROTEIN: putative RNA-binding protein 15B (The sequence of the model RefSeq protein was modified relative to this genomic sequence to represent the inferred CDS: deleted 2 bases in 1 codon) yields the protein MKRSQDRDVSPRIKRSRSEYLGPEHDFIRDRYSSERERSRTRMKDTFFEDEMDRQRAKYKDDRYDDYPPAMPRTETRNPEYRSLCVSGVSSKVPDRILKDQMYREFEKYGEMNVNITFSGDQRVVYINFKYPEDARAAKHDKYNKLIVFDRPVRIESVYNKIRSSSPPPYREQFSSGRGDYPTPGPPMGRGYPGPPGPPLPGPGRDFHGPPPPFRGDFHGGPPLHHDDHAFPPHNQEGGFVPKRAPGSEKFPYHLDHKPPEEDANATRTLFIGNLDYNISEQEIRSIFEAFGPIDEIDIKRPQRGQGNAYAFMKYYNLDMAHRAKVEMSGKYIGRFQCKIGYGKIIPSSCIWVGGLGPWVTPQALEAEFDRFGVILKIDWPHGKNYAYVVYENGDAAQAALNEMRGFPLGGKDKRIRVDFADPTHIGQQINDAPPPKRNYGQPMDGARYSDGPPRDGYSGPPREPFPGGDRDEWAREGNGYRPGDRPRPGYEDFRPSPGDKRMSRSPGRDYYDRRRDDYSPQRRRSRSPEDMSPLENIHSLSDLSKRLPVAWNGALVLKSSAFPARMHVVSGNVQIVDRLMRDPTTTETPALTIKQRLRLDPSKTDDVAKRVLQAGPRNHCVLIAFPSSLENYDDPARNIQQRPLKNLVSYLKQKEAAGVISLPPYPTKDKDNVGLLHAFPPCQFGYEYLLRRAPSCQQIACDDYIVVVVVRGAA from the exons ATGAAGCGATCACAAGACAGGGATGTTTCGCCTAGAATCAAAAGATCCCGTTCAGAATATCTAGGACCTGAGCATGACTTCATCAGAGATAGATATTCATCAGAAAGGGAACGTTCCCGTACTCGCATGAAAGACACCTTTTTCGAGGACGAAATGGATCGCCAACGTGCAAAATATAAGGACGATAGATATGATGACTATCCACCCGCAATGCCAAGAACTGAAACAAGAAACCCTGAGTATAGGTCATTGTGTGTAAGTGGTGTTAGTAGCAAAGTGCCAGACAGAATTTTGAAAGATCAAATGTACAGAGAGTTTGAAAAGTATGGTGAAATGAACGTGAATATCACATTCAGTGGTGATCAACGGGTGGTTTACATTAACTTCAAGTATCCCGAAGATGCTCGTGCAGCAAAACATGACAAGTATAATAAGCTAATTGTATTCGACAGGCCCGTCAGAATCGAGTCTGTGTATAATAAGATACGCAGTTCCAGTCCACCTCCTTATCGTGAACAATTTAGCAGTGGACGTGGTGATTATCCAACGCCTGGGCCTCCAATGGGGCGTGGCTATCCTGGACCCCCAGGCCCACCACTACCAGGACCTGGTAGGGACTTTCACGGACCACCTCCTCCATTCCGCGGAGATTTTCATGGTGGACCTCCACTCCATCACGATGATCATGCTTTTCCTCCACATAACCAAGAAGGAGGCTTTGTTCCAAAAAGAGCTCCAGGAAGTGAAAAGTTCCCGTATCATTTAGATCATAAACCACCTGAGGAAGATGCTAATGCAACTAGAACATTGTTTATTGGCAACTTAGATTATAATATTTCAGAACAAGAAATAAGAAGTATTTTTGAGGCATTTGGGCCGATAGATGAAATTGATATCAAAAGACCACAGAGAGGCCAAGGAAATGCATATGCATTTATGAAGTACTATAATTTAGACATGGCCCATCGAGCTAAAGTTGAAATGTCTGGCAAATACATTGGAAGATTTCAGTGCAAAATTGGCTACGGAAAAATTATACCTTCAAGTTGTATTTGGGTAGGTGGTTTAGGGCCATGGGTAACACCTCAAGCTCTTGAAGCAGAGTTTGACAGATTTggtgtcattttaaaaattgattggCCACATGGCAAAAACTATGCTTACGTTGTGTATGAAAATGGTGATGCAGCACAGGCAGCTTTGAACGAGATGCGTGGCTTCCCTTTGGGTGGAAAAGACAAACGCATAAGAGTAGACTTTGCAGATCCAACTCATATTGGTCAACAAATTAATGATGCACCACCTCCAAAGAGAAACTACGGTCAACCAATGGATGGTGCAAGATACAGTGATGGACCTCCAAGAGATGGCTATTCTGGTCCACCAAGAGAGCCTTTCCCAGGAGGTGATAGGGACGAATGGGCAAGAGAAGGCAATGGATACAGGCCAGGTGACAGGCCAAGGCCAGGTTATGAAGATTTCAGGCCTTCGCCAGGTGACAAAAGAATGTCTAGGTCTCCTGGTAGAGATTATTATGATCGCAGGAGAGACGATTATTCACCTCAAAGAAGACGCTCTAGATCCCCAGAAGATATGTCACCATTAGAAAATATTCACTCATTGTCTGACCTTTCTAAGAGGTTACCTGTGGCATGGAATGGTGCTTTGGTACTAAAGTCCAGTGCGTTTCCAGCGAGAATGCATGTGGTCAGTGGAAATGTGCAAATCGTTGACAGATTAATGCGTGATCCTACAACTACTGAGACTCCAGCTTTGACTATCAAACAGAGACTGCGTCTTGATCCCAGCAAAACTGACGATGTTGCAAAGCGTGTTCTGCAAGCTGGTCCAAGAAACCATTGCGTGTTGATAGCGTTCCCAAGCTCGTTGGAGAACTATGATGATCCTGCACGAAATATTCAACAGCGACCGCTGAAGAATCTGGTTTCATACCTTAAGCAAAAAGAGGCTGCGGGGGTTATCAGTCTTCCGCCCTATCCAACCAAGGACAAAGACAATGTTGGGCTTCTTCATGCTTTCCCGCCCTGTCAGTTTGGTTACGAATATCTACTTCGCCGGGCCCCAAGCTGCCAGCAGATTGCATGC GATGATTAcattgttgtcgttgttgttcgCGGGGCTGCTTAA